A region from the Tigriopus californicus strain San Diego chromosome 9, Tcal_SD_v2.1, whole genome shotgun sequence genome encodes:
- the LOC131886547 gene encoding host cell factor-like, with product MSVAHYNPTLKWKKVSNASGPSPRPRHGHRAVAIKDLMVVFGGGNEGIVDELHVYNTATNQWFVPPVKGDVPPGCAAYGFVVDGTRILIFGGMVEYGKYSNELYELQASRWEWKRLKPKPPKAGPPPCPRLGHSFTLIGNKVFLFGGLANDSEDPKNNIPRYLNDLYTLELRPNSTIMQWDIPSCYGTCPPPRESHSACAMTDKDGSNPRLIIFGGMSGCRLGDLWVLHIDSMTWSKPILSGPPPLPRSLHSATVVGQRMYIFGGWVPLVMDDVASHEKEWKCTNNLSCLNMETMMWETPSMEVFEDAIPRARAGHCSVAIHNRLWIWSGRDGYRKAWNNQVCCKDLWYLETQTPPAPGRVQLVRASTHYLEVCWGNVPSADAYVLQIQKYDMPPSTTVPAPTTPTMTPQMVPPLPTQPIQLPTQPATMSPAKITQPVVRMGSPGVPPGIRPGGNIVRVRAPVGAVTTAGGQIKVLGTGGQAQVMKSSHAPISISHAGATPTTAAGNMSGIAALAAAAAATSKITTSLSGASTITTASGQAIKLIQQGGNLVTAQGMKMTPVQGQQTALIGGQTVRLASSPGGTLLKTGTTLTSQGGKQIILQKQGGGGGQPQIVTLVKTSQGMQVATVPKSSIVQGKPGAPQIIQTQAGKSIPPGATIVKLVNAQGGVGQTAKLVSNMKTLGSNVMTMTKPGTVQMAGGKQAIVINKPGGLGTTLKNAQGQQIIVVTTGGGLKTMQAMTTSQAGGVMGTTASIPSSLYQSTIGGGTQGVKMIVVSSGQLAQTTNKPFTITVPGQGGSKAMTLTSAGLKSSTTTTTQLMTSSSGQILAVPAQNIISTGASGTQSINIGGKQMNVQVTSGTSGGPKTYTLVQSASGQQILTPSSGDSSNQTKMVVVQAGGQHVLTTTPQKTSDIVPAMKSTPTTSDGMTLQMADGTVLDSSAVQIADGSDLRNAQVDGGCITPPSGRSSPSDDGMFLSQLDGEPGDEDEKNSSSTEVEKKPEAEVTPPETTPTTESSEPSQTVALTATTVASEITTTTTTIETAPTTTVITPSTETSTLATTQTTPSTETTPTTEATTAAVTAVPPTSETSGAQESTPASKSQGETQESTPLEAIDIESSLKLEPPSQEAEPEPTKSLDTSSTSAEKVTPPEASSIAEQHDPGQFDNISINEVKQELVGSDKVGGDDPLQDKKPINGSLPITSSPPANGSSSSSSNATSADIDGANALAALASAAVADSPKVSAGSPVVSTPPKPSMGVAAASAADIVARLQTPVNTGNNLKGKLTPTVGPPSGVLDPEKKKDSSWFDVGIIKGTSCTVNSFYLPSGDGERNEIDVEGDEYMLKKLELQPGTAYKFRVAGINSCGRGPWSEVSAFKTCLPGFPGAPSAIKISKSPEGAHLSWEPPSTSTGDIIEYSVYLAVKSATTNNQGDSKTVSSSPSQLAFVRVFCGPNAQCVVPNASLVAAHIDTSTKPAIIFRIAARNDKGYGPATQVRWLQDAASTANAGRGVAVKRSADGKTQYVTKIAKQ from the exons ATGAGTGTGGCTCACTATAACCCGActttgaaatggaagaaaGTGTCAAACGCATCGGGTCCATCGCCAAGACCCCGTCACGGACATCGGGCCGTAGCCATCAAGGATCTGATGGTCGTATTCGGCGGAGGCAACGAAGGCATTGTGGATGAACTACACGTTTACAACACGG CCACCAATCAATGGTTTGTGCCCCCAGTAAAAGGAGATGTTCCACCAGGATGTGCCGCTTATGGCTTtgtggtggacggaacacgcATCCTCATTTTTGGAGGCATGGTTGAGTACGGAAAATATTCGAATGAGCTCTACGAACTTCAG GCTAGCCGTTGGGAATGGAAGAGATTGAAACCAAAGCCTCCAAAGGCTGGACCACCGCCCTGTCCTCGTTTGGGACACAGTTTCACTTTAATTGGCAACAAAGTCTTTCTCTTCGGAGGCTTGGCCAACGACAGTGAGGATCCTAAAAATAACATCCCGCGCTATCTCAATGACCTATACACATTGGAATTGCGTCCAAATTCGACGATCATGCAATGGGATATTCCATCATGTTATGGAACTTGTCCACCTCCACGAGAATCTCATTCAGCCTGCGCAATGACTGACAAAGATGGCTCCAATCCCCGTCTCATTATCTTTGGTGGGATGAGTGGTTGTCGTCTGGGCGATCTGTGGGTGCTTCACATCGATAGCATGACATGGAGCAAGCCTATTTTATCGGGACCGCCTCCATTGCCTCGATCCTTGCACAGTGCCACGGTGGTCGGTCAGCGAATGTACATTTTCGGTGGATGGGTCCCCTTGGTCATGGACGATGTGGCCAGCCATGAGAAGGAATGGAAATGCACCAACAATCTATCGTGTCTTAACATGGAGACCATGATGTGGGAAACGCCTTCAATGGAGGTTTTTGAAGATGCCATTCCCCGAGCTCGAGCTGGCCATTGCTCCGTGGCCATTCACAATCGCCTTTGGATCTGGTCGGGTCGAGATGGTTACCGAAAGGCTTGGAACAATCAAGTGTGTTGCAAAGATTTGTGGTATCTTGAAACCCAGACCCCACCCGCCCCTGGTCGTGTGCAACTGGTTCGGGCGAGCACACACTACTTGGAAGTGTGTTGGGGCAATGTGCCCTCGGCTGATGCTTACGTTCTCCAGATCCAAAAGTACGACATGCCACCCAGTACGACGGTTCCGGCACCTACGACGCCCACCATGACCCCTCAAATGGTTCCTCCACTCCCCACCCAACCCATTCAATTGCCCACACAACCAGCCACGATGTCGCCAGCCAAGATCACACAACCCGTGGTGCGTATGGGCTCGCCGGGTGTGCCTCCTGGAATTCGCCCTGGAGGTAACATTGTTCGTGTGCGGGCACCTGTTGGTGCAGTCACCACAGCTGGCGGTCAAATCAAGGTCCTTGGAACAGGCGGACAAGCTCAGGTGATGAAGTCCTCCCATGCTCCTATTTCGATTTCCCACGCCGGAGCCACACCCACAACGGCTGCTGGAAATATGTCCGGTATAGCCGCCTTGGCTGCTGCGGCTGCTGCCACCTCCAAGATCACAACGAGCTTGAGTGGCGCATCCACCATCACCACGGCCTCGGGTCAAGCCATCAAGTTGATTCAACAGGGTGGTAACTTGGTCACCGCCCAAGGGATGAAGATGACTCCCGTTCAAGGCCAACAAACCGCTCTGATCGGAGGCCAAACTGTGCGATTGGCATCCTCTCCAGGTGGAACCCTCCTCAAGACCGGAACAACACTCACATCTCAAGGTGGCAAACAAATCATCCTTCAGAAGCAAGGAGGCGGCGGAGGTCAACCCCAAATTGTCACTCTGGTAAAGACGTCCCAAGGAATGCAAGTGGCCACTGTCCCCAAGTCCAGTATTGTTCAAGGCAAGCCTGGCGCGCCTCAGATCATTCAGACCCAAGCGGGTAAGAGCATCCCACCGGGGGCAACCATCGTCAAGTTGGTCAATGCCCAAGGTGGAGTGGGTCAAACCGCAAAACTCGTCTCAAACATGAAAACCTTGGGCTCAAACGTCATGACCATGACCAAACCGGGGACCGTTCAAATGGCGGGAGGCAAGCAAGCGATCGTTATTAACAAACCCGGAGGATTGGGCACCACACTGAAGAATGCCCAAGGGCAACAGATTATTGTGGTGACCACGGGCGGAGGTCTGAAGACCATGCAGGCCATGACCACCTCGCAAGCGGGCGGAGTTATGGGAACTACAGCCTCAATTCCGTCCAGTTTGTATCAGAGCACCATTGGTGGGGGCACCCAAGGGGTCAAGATGATCGTAGTGAGCTCTGGACAATTGGCTCAGACCACGAATAAGCCATTCACCATCACAGTACCTGGTCAAGGGGGAAGCAAGGCCATGACCCTCACTAGTGCAGGGTTGAAGTCCTCGACCACTACGACTACCCAATTAATGACCTCAAGTTCCGGACAAATCCTAGCAGTGCCGGCCCAAAACATTATCTCCACCGGTGCATCGGGCACTCAG TCGATTAACATTGGCGGCAAACAGATGAATGTTCAAGTGACGTCCGGAACATCTGGTGGACCTAAAACCTACACCCTGGTTCAATCGGCTAGCGGTCAACAGATCCTCACTCCTTCAAGCGGTGATAGCTCGAATCAGACCAAAATGGTTGTGGTCCAAGCGGGCGGG CAACACGTTCTGACCACCACTCCACAAAAAACCTCCGACATTGTACCTGCGATGAAGAGCACTCCAACCACATCGGATGGCATGACCTTGCAAATGGCCGATGGAACCGTCCTGGATTCAAGTGCAGTACAAATTGCGGATGGATCCGACCTCAGA AATGCCCAAGTCGATGGGGGCTGTATTACACCACCAAGTGGAAGATCGAGTCCAAGCGATGATGGTATGTTTCTCTCACAATTGGATGGCGAGCCCGGAGATGAGGACGAAAAGAATTCGTCATCCACCGAGGTAGAGAAAAAGCCAGAAGCCGAAGTAACTCCTCCGGAAACGACACCAACCACAGAATCATCAGAGCCTTCCCAAACTGTTGCTCTGACGGCAACCACAGTCGCTTCGGAaattactactaccactactacaaTCGAAACGGCTCCCACAACGACCGTGATCACGCCCTCAACAGAGACTTCAACTTTAGCTACAACTCAAACCACTCCCTCAACCGAAACCACTCCCACAACAGAAGCCACCACAGCAGCGGTGACAGCTGTTCCGCCCACCTCCGAGACATCTGGAGCACAAGAGTCGACACCCGCAAGCAAAAGCCAAGGAGAGACCCAGGAATCCACTCCTCTGGAGGCCATCGACATCGAATCctccttgaaattggaacCCCCGAGCCAAGAGGCTGAGCCAGAACCAACCAAGAGTCTGGACACTTCCTCAACGTCAGCAGAGAAAGTAACCCCCCCTGAAGCCTCTTCAATTGCGGAACAACACGACCCCGGCCAATTCGACAATATTTCGATCAATGAAGTGAAACAAGAACTCGTTGGCAGCGATAAGGTGGGTGGTGACGATCcacttcaagacaagaaacCCATCAACGGCTCGTTGCCAATTACTTCTTCACCCCCTGCCAATggctcttcatcttcgtcttcCAACGCCACTTCCGCCGATATTGATGGGGCCAATGCCTTGGCCGCTTTGGCCTCCGCAGCCGTGGCCGACAGTCCCAAAGTGAGCGCCGGTTCCCCGGTAGTTTCCACGCCGCCCAAGCCTTCAATGGGAGTGGCAGCGGCATCTGCCGCCGATATCGTCGCCCGCCTTCAAACCCCCGTGAATACTGGCAATAATCTCAAAGGTAAACTCACCCCCACGGTTGGACCGCCCTCGGGTGTTTTGGACccggagaagaagaaggattcAAGTTGGTTTGACGTGGGGATTATCAAAGGCACCTCATGTACCGTGAACTCGTTCTACTTGCCCTCGGGTGACGGCGAACGGAATGAGATCGATGTCGAAGGGGACGAATATATGCTGAAGAAACTGGAACTTCAGCCCGGAACAGCCTACAAGTTCCGCGTAGCCGGCATCAACTCCTGCGGACGCGGTCCTTGGTCCGAAGTGTCGGCCTTTAAGACTTGTTTACCGGGTTTTCCCGGCGCGCCCTCGGCCATCAAGATTTCGAAATCCCCAGAAGGAGCACATTTGTCTTGGGAACCGCCCTCAACCTCAACTGGAGATATCATTGAATATTCG GTGTATTTGGCAGTCAAAAGTGCTACAACGAACAATCAAGGTGACTCTAAGACCGTGTCCAGTTCGCCCAGTCAGCTGGCTTTCGTGCGAGTGTTCTGCGGTCCCAACGCCCAATGTGTGGTGCCCAATGCCAGCCTCGTGGCTGCTCACATCGATACAAGCACCAAACCCGCCATAATTTTTAGAATTGCCGCCAGAAATGACAAAGGCTACGGTCCCGCTACACAAGTCAGGTGGCTTCAAG atgCGGCAAGTACAGCCAATGCGGGTCGAGGTGTAGCCGTGAAACGCTCAGCGGACGGCAAAACCCAATACGTGACGAAGATTGCTAAACAATAA
- the LOC131886548 gene encoding organic cation transporter protein-like yields the protein MHNHNGVAKSDPLDNDDLFQEIPVRPRFSDETSELSIDAKEQILDAIGGFGKWQLKKCSFIVIVIWMPASFHLLNMVFFRAETDFWCTPPRKFPFDVGVWKNYSNPDQIGRQCHQYDIDYDSFKSLEEAFESEAYANAVSSQSVIPCSMWTYDRSFWKRTIIQEWDLVCEREWMQKLTQQVTFFGLLVGVFTAGVISDKLGRMSGMLIMLTMTIICGTGVSFAPTYPLFLVGIWGCGFSTIGYGTIMYCWMMELVSGREKTILGCVPHLNFAFWGLVTAVIAYLVPNWQQMELIFTLPLILLYSTYWVLPESPRWLLTHGRTDEAEKILRSIAAYNGTPLSEKFYLIPPHHGHDHAGKGVFGFLAMFRTPNLRRKALITFYLWFATTTVYYGLTLNSNSIGASLFVYFSFGKALEFPAIFCVILLLIHGGRRNALMTLFGVCGICLISSTFVPRGYFQYEWPIVLMNVMGRACSTGGLCLCYVFSAEVFPTVIRNVGISTASVWGRIGPIMVPYIAELAEIDPVLPIGIFGLVSLFASFLVTFLPETSHTQLPDTIQEGEEQGKGDTLYSSCSRNKKNVPTLA from the exons ATGCATAACCATAACGGAGTGGCCAAAAGTGATCCATTGGACAATGATGACCTCTTCCAAGAGATCCCGGTACGACCTCGGTTTTCCGATGAAACCAGCGAATTGAGTATTGATGCCAAAGAACAAATCCTTGATGCCATCGGCGGGTTTGGCAAATGGCAACTCAAGAAATGCTCCTTCATTGTCATCGTCATCTGGATGCCAGCCTCGTTTCACCTCCTCAATATGGTATTCTTCAG GGCTGAAACGGATTTTTGGTGCACCCCCCCGAGAAAATTTCCGTTCGACGTTGGTGTGTGGAAAAATTACAGCAATCCGGATCAGATCGGGAGGCAATGCCATCAGTATGATATTGACTACGATAGCTTCAAAAGTCTGGAGGAGGCTTTTG AATCGGAAGCATATGCAAATGCAGTTTCGTCTCAATCGGTCATACCTTGTTCAATGTGGACTTACGACCGGAGCTTTTGGAAACGAACTATCATTCAAGAATGGGATCTGGTGTGCGAAAGAGAATGGATGCAGAAGCTGACACAGCAAGTCACTTTCTTCGGACTTTTGGTCGGAGTCTTCACCGCTGGTGTGATTTCAGACAA ACTGGGTCGGATGTCAGGCATGTTGATCATGCTCACGATGACCATCATTTGTGGAACTGGTGTGTCCTTCGCACCCACGTACCCTCTCTTTTTGGTTGGTATTTGGGGTTGCGGCTTCTCCACCATTGGTTATGGCACCATCATGTATTGTTGGATGATGGAATTGGTCTCGGGGCGAGAGAAAACCATCCTTGGATGTGTGCCTCACTTGAACTTTGCTTTTTGGGGTCTGGTCACAGCTGTCATCGCCTACTTGGTGCCCAATTGGCAACAAATGGAACTGATCTTCACCCTCCCACTCATTCTACTCTACAGTACATATTGGGTCCTGCCCGAGTCCCCCAG ATGGCTTCTCACTCATGGACGAACCGATGAGGCTGAGAAGATCCTGCGGTCAATTGCCGCATATAATGGGACACCTTTGTCGGAGAAGTTCTACCTGATTCCTCCACATCATGGACACGATCATGCAGGGAAAGGAGTGTTCGGCTTCTTGGCCATGTTCCGCACGCCCAATCTCCGGAGGAAGGCCTTGATCACCTTCTATTTGTGGTTTGCAACCACCACTGTGTATTACGGCCTCACCTTGAACAGTAATAGCATTGGAGCCTCGCTTTTTGTCTATTTCTCATTTGGCAAAG CTCTCGAATTCCCAGCTATTTTCTGTGTCATCCTCCTCCTAATTCATGGAGGTCGAAGAAACGCCCTAATGACTCTGTTTGGTGTCTGTGGAATCTGTCTGATTAGCTCAACTTTCGTGCCGCG TGGTTATTTCCAATACGAATGGCCCATTGTCCTAATGAATGTCATGGGAAGAGCTTGCAGCACCGGTGGCCTTTGTCTTTGTTATGTATTCTCAGCCGAGGTCTTTCCAACCGTCATCAGGAACGTGGGGATTAGCACGGCGTCAGTTTGG GGAAGAATTGGTCCCATCATGGTTCCATACATTGCCGAGCTCGCTGAAATCGATCCCGTCTTGCCCATTGGAATTTTTGGCTTGGTGTCCCTTTTCGCCAG ttttttggTAACGTTCCTGCCCGAGACGAGCCACACTCAATTACCGGATACCATTCAAGAAGGCGAAGAGCAAGGCAAAGGCGATACCTTGTATTCAAGTTGCtcaaggaacaagaagaacgtTCCAACGCTCGCTTGA
- the LOC131886554 gene encoding uncharacterized protein LOC131886554, with product MTQTPVRGSKPAQRSNLSPLIESQKNMERLRRRRLFLGSVSSLSFEEEENDFYHCEAEERPISPISRCLGSSGSELSQRSGSTDSSSSSVATRSSPSNQSLEVSVRSPVAHLRHFELHEFLTDRLEEQVAYLIRVSHQERGGLAFVGLHTTLTEAVHDILHMSEDEPYGVRGATVILKMREQTNGRESERSLGVIAVDNNMVSTFRLTLILKEEKRLGVTFKNWLVEQFTGGKKELVISGQYEVRKEQLYRSSSGSRLAQFHL from the exons ATGACTCAAACACCCGTACGCGGCTCCAAGCCGGCCCAACGATCCAACCTTTCGCCCTTGATCGAGTCCCAGAAAAACATGGAAAGACTGCGACGTCGCCGATTATTCTTGGGCAGTGTGAGTAGTTTGTCGtttgaagaggaggagaacgaCTTCTACCACTGCGAAGCCGAAGAACGCCCCATCTCGCCCATCTCCCGATGCTTGGGATCGTCGGGATCGGAATTGTCGCAACGCTCCGGATCCACGGACTCATCCTCGAGTTCGGTGGCTACCCGATCCAGTCCGAGCAATCAGAGTCTGGAGGTGTCCGTCCGCAGTCCCGTGGCTCATCTGCGGCACTTTGAACTCCACGAATTTCTGACCGACCGATTAGAGGAACAA GTAGCTTATCTGATCCGTGTGTCCCACCAAGAGCGTGGCGGTCTGGCTTTTGTCGGCCTTCACACCACCCTCACCGAAGCTGTCCATGATATCCTACACATGTCCGAGGACGAGCCTTATGGTGTTCGTGGTGCCACGGTGATCTTGAAAATGCGTGAGCAAACCAATGGCCGTGAGTCTGAGCGGTCTTTGGGCGTGATCGCCGTGGATAATAACATGGTCAGCACTTTCCGTCTGACCTTGATTCTGAAGGAGGAGAAACGCCTTGGGGTGACCTTTAAGAACTGGTTGGTTGAACAATTCACCGGAGGCAAGAAGGAACTTGTG ATAAGTGGTCAGTATGAAGTGCGCAAGGAGCAGTTGTATCGGAGCTCGTCTGGGTCCAGACTAGCTCAGTTTCACCTCTAA
- the LOC131886553 gene encoding enoyl-CoA hydratase domain-containing protein 3, mitochondrial-like, which translates to MLFTPRMSAQAGRVACYARFCRNLSSEGTLIQSHFKDGVQRITLNSPQTRNALSLEMMTGLRKSLAEAHANTQVRAIVLSGHGPAFSAGHNLKEMTTEDGIEKHREIFHCCNELMFDIVRGESPVIAVVDGIAAAAGCQVVAMCDIVLATERSQFSTPGSSFGVFCSTPGIPLARAVPRKVASYMLLTGKAINAQEALRAGLVSKVVPEADLETEVEATCQAIIEKPRAIVTLGKRFFHQQLEMGLSPAFERGGGVMVDNLKYKDAQEGISAFKEKRKPTYSHTSEKI; encoded by the coding sequence ATGCTCTTCACACCGAGAATGTCGGCCCAAGCCGGGCGTGTGGCGTGTTATGCTCGCTTCTGCAGAAACTTGAGTAGCGAGGGGACCTTGATTCAATCCCATTTCAAGGATGGCGTCCAGAGAATCACCTTGAACTCGCCCCAGACGAGAAATGCCCTCTCTCTGGAGATGATGACCGGATTGCGAAAATCCTTGGCTGAGGCTCACGCCAACACGCAAGTACGGGCTATTGTTCTCTCCGGGCATGGGCCGGCCTTTTCGGCCGGTCACAACCTCAAAGAAATGACCACGGAGGATGGGATCGAAAAACACCGGGAGATCTTCCACTGTTGCAATGAGCTCATGTTTGACATTGTTCGCGGGGAATCGCCCGTGATTGCCGTGGTTGACGGGATAGCTGCAGCTGCGGGTTGCCAGGTGGTCGCCATGTGTGATATTGTTCTGGCCACCGAGCGATCCCAGTTTTCCACACCCGGCAGCAGTTTTGGCGTGTTCTGTTCCACGCCCGGAATTCCTTTGGCCCGAGCTGTTCCTCGGAAAGTGGCTTCGTATATGTTGCTCACAGGCAAAGCCATCAATGCCCAGGAGGCCTTGAGAGCCGGCCTTGTGTCTAAGGTTGTGCCCGAGGCAGATTTGGAGACCGAGGTTGAGGCCACTTGCCAAGCTATTATCGAAAAACCTCGGGCCATCGTCACTTTAGGCAAACGATTCTTTCATCAACAACTCGAGATGGGCCTTTCACCCGCCTTTGAGCGCGGGGGTGGGGTCATGGTGGATAATCTGAAGTATAAAGATGCTCAAGAAGGCATCTCTGCTTTTAAAGAGAAGCGCAAACCCACTTATTCACATACGTCCGAGAAAAtatag
- the LOC131886549 gene encoding probable cytosolic iron-sulfur protein assembly protein Ciao1, which translates to MVLKELQSLTGHTGRVWNCSWNPKGSLLATSGEDTHIRLWGKEGDQWVTKTILSEGHTRTVRNVAWSACGNYIAAASFDGTVSIWDRKNGQFECNATLEGHENEVKAAAWAKSGNFLATCSRDKSVWVWDVDQDEDEYMCASVLQAHTQDVKRVKWHPLEDTLASCSYDNRLKLFKEDDDDWVCVSTLSSHDSSVWSFAFNNDGSRIASCSEDETIKIWQEFKPGNEQGIKTPGKDSAWKCVCTLSGYFSRPIYDIDWCAQSGFIVAAGGDNSIQVFKESDTSQDINAPEFEKVLTQSEAHSEDVNCVSWNPTERGLLASCSDDGDVKLWTLTDC; encoded by the coding sequence ATGGTCTTGAAAGAGCTCCAAAGCCTAACCGGCCACACGGGACGAGTGTGGAATTGCTCTTGGAATCCTAAAGGCAGTCTTTTGGCCACCAGTGGTGAGGACACGCATATTCGATTGTGGGGCAAAGAAGGCGATCAATGGGTCACCAAGACCATTTTGAGTGAGGGCCACACCCGCACGGTCCGCAATGTGGCCTGGTCAGCCTGCGGGAACTACATCGCGGCCGCCAGTTTTGACGGAACCGTGTCCATTTGGGACCGAAAGAACGGTCAATTCGAATGCAACGCCACGCTTGAAGGACATGAAAATGAGGTCAAGGCTGCGGCTTGGGCCAAATCGGGCAATTTCTTGGCCACGTGCTCCAGGGACAAGAGTGTGTGGGTGTGGGACGTGGATCAAGATGAGGATGAGTACATGTGTGCCAGTGTTCTGCAGGCCCATACACAGGATGTGAAGCGGGTCAAGTGGCATCCTTTAGAGGACACACTGGCCTCCTGTTCCTACGATAACCGACTCAAATTGTTCAaggaagacgatgatgattgGGTGTGCGTGTCTACTTTGTCCTCCCATGATTCCAGTGTGTGGAGCTTTGCCTTTAACAATGATGGATCCCGGATCGCTTCTTGCTCCGAAGACGAAACCATCAAAATTTGGCAAGAGTTTAAGCCGGGCAATGAGCAAGGCATCAAGACACCGGGCAAGGATTCGGCTTGGAAATGCGTCTGTACCCTGAGCGGCTACTTTAGTCGACCCATTTACGATATTGATTGGTGTGCTCAAAGTGGGTTCATTGTGGCTGCGGGTGGTGACAATTCCATTCAGGTTTTCAAAGAAAGCGATACGTCCCAGGACATCAATGCTCCGGAGTTCGAAAAAGTGCTCACTCAGAGTGAAGCTCACTCTGAAGACGTGAATTGTGTGTCCTGGAATCCAACGGAACGAGGCCTTCTGGCCTCTTGTAGCGACGATGGCGATGTTAAACTTTGGACTTTGACAGActgttga
- the LOC131886552 gene encoding adenosine deaminase-like protein (The sequence of the model RefSeq protein was modified relative to this genomic sequence to represent the inferred CDS: added 1 base not found in genome assembly): MTRSKVELHAHLNGSLHPARLWALKAHHERRFPHEPLPVFPAWFTPPISELQRRSLTFDDVFPLFGVVQALTDHPEAVAQAVEAVIDDFAADGVRYLELRSTPRAVPDRMTKLQYMRTILETMETRNARGQILSKYLVSWDRRQSLATAEETLALALDLRAEFPNTLVGVDLSGDPRSGDARSFIPLLEKARHHGLKLAIHLAEVPNETETWSILTELKPDRIGHGTAIHPSLGGSSRLWPALLTARIPVEVCLTSNLFCQSVPTLEQHHVVHLKAAHHPFVICTDDQGIFFSPLSQEYALVQGLLGSSNEAMDQLALEAIDYTFASDSEKDTLRRAFQLP; the protein is encoded by the exons ATGACTCGATCCAAGGTGGAACTCCACGCTCACTTGAACGGATCACTCCATCCGGCCCGCCTCTGGGCCTTGAAGGCCCACCATGAGCGGCGATTTCCCCACGAACCGTTGCCCGTTTTTCCGGCCTGGTTCACCCCGCCCATTTCGGAGCTGCAAAGGCGGAGTCTGACTTTTGATGACGTGTTTCCGTTGTTTGGGGTGGTCCAGGCCTTGACCGATCATCCCGAGGCCGTAGCGCAAGCCGTAGAGGCCGTGATCGACGATTTTGCCGCCGATGGCGTCCGCTATCTCGAATTGAGAAGCACCCCACG AGCGGTGCCGGATCGAATGACCAAACTGCAGTACATGCGAACCATTTTGGAAACCATGGAAACGCGTAATGCCCGAGGGCAGATCTTGAGCAAATATCTGGTAAGCTGGGATCGGCGCCAAAGCTTGGCCACAGCCGAGGAGACTCTGGCCTTAGCTCTGGATCTCCGAGCCGAGTTTCCAA CACTTTAGTGGGCGTGGATTTATCGGGCGATCCCAGATCGGGCGATGCTCGTTCATTCATACCCCTTCTCGAAAAGGCTCGTCATCATGGGCTCAAACTGGCTATTCACCTCGCCGAAGTCCCCAACGAAACGGAAACCTGGTCGATCCTCACCGAGCTCAAACCGGATCGAATCGGCCACGGTACGGCCATACATCCGAGTCTAGGCGGATCGTCCCGCCTCTGGCCAGCTTTACTGACGGCCCGCATCCCCGTTGAAGTGTGCTTGACCTCGAACCTGTTTTGTCAGTCGGTCCCCACTCTCGAACAACACCACGTGGTCCATTTGAAGGCCGCCCATCATCCATTCGTCATTTGCACAGATGATCAGGGCATCTTCTTTAGCCCCCTCTCCCAAGAGTATGCCTTAGTTCAAGGCCTACTAGGGTCGTCGAATGAGGCCATGGACCAATTAGCCTTGGAAGCCATTGATTATACCTTTGCCTCTGATTCGGAGAAAGACACGTTACGGCGGGCCTTTCAGTTGCCATGA